A segment of the Capsicum annuum cultivar UCD-10X-F1 unplaced genomic scaffold, UCD10Xv1.1 ctg78106, whole genome shotgun sequence genome:
AAGGCGGCGCCCTCACCTATTATGCAAAGAGCAGTAGCTACACTCCATAAAGACAACATATTGGGCATGGTAACATTTTGTCAGGCTGCTCTAAGCTAATGGGGTCTATTACAATTCTTCTCTCGTGATGAATAAGATTGGTAACACGATCCCGAGAAGattcatgttttggtttctcCGAGTGACCTTTGTCTATTGAACGATGACTCCTTTCCTTAAACTTTTTCTTGTCCCGTTCAAAGTCGTCTCACTCCCTTTCCCTGTCAGATATCCTACCACTATCACGTTCATAAGACTTTAGTATTCCTTGATCCTTactcttgataaaatttattgtcCTTTATCTgtgacatttatttttctttcatgtcattgatttgttttttctatttatactttaCTGTTTATGGCTGTTGACTGGTGTACACTGTATTTGAAAGTTTGCATCTGAAGTTTTCTTGGTATTGATATCCTCACTTTAGGATGTTATTCATTGATACAATGGTAACTTTCGTGTTATGTTTGTTAAATTTCGTGTTCTGTGACTCACTCTCACTGTTGTCGAGTGACTGAACATTTAATCATAAGCTGTCAGTGTGATGATTtgtgtttatgttgaaatatcacAGAACATGGGCTAGCCTATGTACTTCTGGTGAAGAGAGAGCTGAGAAAGGAGAAACGTAAGGTTGTGAATCGTGGGAAACCAAATAGGAGTGTCTCATCTGTGTTGACCTacctaaaaaaatgaaaaggtcgGGCTGTTAACTTTACTGTTTTGTGGTTGTTGTTGAAGACTAGCTTCTTGAAGAGCTCTCCGACTGGTGCATTGCATCAGCTTGATATTTGTTGGAAACTAAGTATTTGGTGAGGGAGTAAATAATTGcagaaattaaaaacaaaattgtaggaaattgttttgttgtgtatttttatttctgTGGTAACACATGTGAAGTGGAAGTACATTGAAGCTGAGGTCGACAATACTCAATACTCGAAAGATTAACAGAAAATAGTTGCTGTGGAGTGAACTTCAGATCACGGTGCTTCTGAAAGGATCAAACATTCATCAAGGCAAAGTGAAAGTGACATTTTCTACTCATGTTTACAGTTTGTAAAGAATATGCTTGTTATACTGCTTGTTCAGACACAcaatattttcttacttgatgTTGCTGCATTCGAATTTGGAAAGCAAATTACCCGGCTGACTTGTTAATGTAGGATATCATATCATGTGCTATGTCGGAAATGCACTCCTATCAATGTACTGTGAGTGTAAAGTATTGGCGAGGCATATGACGCATTAGAGAAAATAGCGGAGAAGGATGTTGTCTCTTGGGTAGCTCACTGTCTCAATGAATTTTCAATTCTAAACAAACGAAGTTTGATCTTTGTAGTTGTGTTTGTTACTTTTTCCAACTGTAAGATGATATATGTGGAAAATGGGATCCCTCtaaattcttgttttctttaacttttgcTTTAAAGATCCAATTTTTACTCGAGAAATCACAGTAATGTGAAcaatgagttgtcaaagaaaactggtttacttatgtagaaccaaccaaaaagaataaattgctctctgtggtttaaaataattttgatactataaaaataagagactgaaagtttaaattttgattgaagtgataagacttttactttaaaaaaacaaatactaaaaaagaagtattaatatatttaaaatcaagtgggtccaataagggtaaaaaggatattgtgcctttaaaaaaattccaaataagaaaagacgacatttattttgggacggacaaaaaaggaaatggagacacataatttgggacggagggagtactatttttatttggttcaaaGGATATCATGTGCCTCAGCAGAGAAGTAAAGTTATGCTCTCCTCTCTTTCTCTTACGTATCTAGTTCTATAGCTTAACCCTTACTTTTACGATGTAAGGGCAGAACGAATGTCAAAAGTTATAAAATTTCGCTATTATGAGTATTATTGGGGGTGTTGGAGACTTAATTAAAAAGTATTAATACTATGTAATATTGATTGGTAATATTTATgtctattaacattctaaaattaaattataaaatattacttttttaaAGTGGGCTGCCCTGTAAGGCCCGCAACCGACAGAGTAATTGTGTGGGCTTGATATTTTTTGGCTCATCATTTTGTTAGCTAGCCCAAcctgacccgtcaaactcaaagcccgtgtGGGCTAGCTCGGATGGGCTGAGCCAAACCATATTGACATCTCTACAAAAAAAAACTCTACATTATTGATACACAAAGGAGACTTTGGAATCTTGAAGAATGCACGGAGGCGAATTCAGGATTTCAAAACGCGGATGTGTGAATGTCAAATTCCTCAAGATGACCTACATTATGCATATTATACTACACAAGGATCCAAGAAATGGGGaaaaaacaagaacaaattcCATGAAAATGTGCAACAAGATCATAAATAACTTACACACCAGGATTATCTAGGCTCTAGggtaccccccacccccacccccacacaaAACATTTATCGTCACCCTATAAGACGAGGCCAACTTATCGAAAGATGGACATTGCTTCAGTTCATACAACCTTTCGATAGGTGCTTGTTAGATCTTATTATGCTTTTCTGCTATGATGATAGGATTTGCTTTTGCTATTGCATTCTGACCAGCATTCCTATAATCAAAcgggcagttgtgtttgcctGAATAATGATGAACTGCGCAGAAAAGATCACCACTTTTGCAACTGAACCCCGTTAATCCCACATGCTTACGACAAGCTGTGCACTTTCTCAAACCCTCTTTTGACTTAACTTGTGAAATCTGAGAGGCTAAATCTGCAGATGCAACCGCGGCACCAGCAAGAGTAAGTTCTGATTCATCGCTGCTTGAGCTTCTGCATACGCCGTCTTTGCCGGATGCAGCTGCAAGCTTTGCATAGTCTTGCTTCAGTAGTATCATGGAACACATATTCATCGTAGCTGCACTACCGAAAAAATCACAGTCATTGATACGGGGTCTTCTGGAGCTTGACAACCTGTCTCTTTAGATGACTCCATTTCTGCAGTTAACAAGTCAAGTTCAACACCAcaagtgtcacgcctcaaatcctattgaggcggactggcacccataaccgaggaggaccgggagaaccagctcatcaccttatacttcccatgcatacctctatgacaacccaaaattcggacaacatcatatcacatataaaaggaaataatcacctgtataagttcgagcacacatatatatatgtatatacaatacttggccattgg
Coding sequences within it:
- the LOC124894886 gene encoding zinc finger A20 and AN1 domain-containing stress-associated protein 8-like; the protein is MNMCSMILLKQDYAKLAAASGKDGVCRSSSSDESELTLAGAAVASADLASQISQVKSKEGLRKCTACRKHVGLTGFSCKSGDLFCAVHHYSGKHNCPFDYRNAGQNAIAKANPIIIAEKHNKI